From one Culex quinquefasciatus strain JHB chromosome 3, VPISU_Cqui_1.0_pri_paternal, whole genome shotgun sequence genomic stretch:
- the LOC119769455 gene encoding uncharacterized protein LOC119769455, translating to MIIGKKRGVLKSNDMLREQAKTLFVLILFLNLLSLSKIFSTKKRVRFDHKCKFIVDKKEVECNDQALLSKLENLAEIWHKRFHLRDTGYIKRLVNNSMVDGCNFEISQIEGKLVVSKSCELRKQARHLFIIQEPVGVLPSLICQQAQQGEYDGLRHLAVVYLMRYSNLILEKFKELEALVYTNFLVQNSKLRSGIIEELDSLKENSICSFKVKDRESVLMIQAKFLKMYAEASVKLPIDESGERMIGLKRTVRSWKERSNEVVRKMDFDRLHGNTSVHVSEDQSLCIALKSYGRGALCRFGIQLNHNWMKIDIPPKKKQYQTVCYFSRFQNCATERHWSGLQQVLRYLRGTTKLFVLNDALDDNCVCQQVGMVIKATET from the coding sequence ATGATAATCGGCAAGAAGAGAGGAGTGTTGAAGTCAAATGACATGTTGAGAGAACAAGCAAAGACACTTTTTGTTCTAATTTTGTTCTTGAACCTCTTGTCCTTATCGAAGATATTTTCCACTAAGAAGCGAGTGCGTTTTGACCACAAGTGTAAGTTTATTGTAGACAAGAAAGAAGTTGAGTGCAATGATCAAGCTTTGTTGAGCAAATTAGAGAATTTGGCTGAGATCTGGCACAAACGGTTCCATCTTCGTGATACGGGCTACATTAAGAGACTGGTAAACAACAGCATGGTAGATggatgtaattttgaaatttcgcagATTGAGGGGAAGCTGGTGGTCAGTAAGTCTTGTGAGTTGAGAAAACAAGCCAGACACCTCTTCATAATCCAAGAGCCAGTGGGAGTGCTGCCCAGTTTAATCTGTCAGCAAGCGCAGCAGGGTGAATATGACGGCTTGAGGCACTTAGCGGTTGTTTATCTGATGAGGTATTCGAATTTGATTTTGGAGAAGTTTAAGGAGTTGGAAGCATTGGTTTATACTAATTTTCTCGTCCAAAATTCGAAGTTACGATCAGGTATTATAGAAGAACTTGATAGTTTGAAAGAGAACTCCATTTGTTCGTTCAAAGTCAAGGACCGTGAAAGTGTGCTAATGATTCaagccaaatttttaaaaatgtacgcAGAGGCAAGTGTGAAATTGCCGATCGATGAGAGCGGGGAGAGAATGATCGGATTGAAACGAACAGTTCGCAGCTGGAAGGAACGATCTAATGAGGTTGTGAGGAAGATGGACTTCGACAGACTTCATGGCAACACCAGCGTTCATGTTTCTGAGGATCAATCGCTCTGCATCGCTCTAAAAAGCTACGGGCGAGGGGCACTGTGTAGGTTTGGAATACAATTGAATCATAATTGGATGAAGATCGATATTCCCCCTAAGAAAAAGCAATACCAAACTGTATGCTATTTCAGCAGATTCCAAAATTGTGCAACAGAAAGACATTGGTCTGGGTTGCAGCAAGTTTTGAGATACCTACGTGGTACAACTAAGttgtttgttctaaatgatgctCTAGATGACAATTGTGTTTGCCAACAAGTTGGCATGGTCATCAAAGCGACAGAAACCTAG